ACAGGTTCAAAAGTTCATTAGAATATTTATTATGATCGATTGATACTCGAGTGACCAATACTTAGAAGCAGCAGAAAGTTTTTATTAGGGAAAGAAGCagcagtagttttttttttcttttgaggaaAATAGCAGCAGTaggccagttttttttttttttgagaggaaggTAGGAATTTTATTGGTCCTTCAGTTGAGGAAACACCCAACTCCATTCAGGCTGGCTGGCTTATCAGTGGATGCGGACGGGCCTATCGAAAACCCAACTGAAGCTTACGTGCTGGGCCTCCATTTGGGCCGCGCGGTCGTGGGCCAGCTCCTCCATCCTGCGTATCTTGCGCGGCAACCCGCACACGTAGTCCTgcgcgcgccgcccctcgccggacAGCCCAGCGCCGAGTTCCGCCACCTTCCACCTACGCACGAAGTGCTCCACCATGTCGCCGTAGTCCGCCGCCGTGTACACCCCCGATCTCTGCGCGACCGCCGAGAAGTGATCGAAGAGGCGCTCGTCGCGGCCGTCGGTCATGAGCTCGCCGGGCATGGTAACCTTGGCGCGCATcacggcggcgagcgcccgcACCATGCCGTCCGGGTCGGCCTCGAAGGCCCTGGCTGAGGCCCTCGTGTACGCGGCCTCGTGGCGCCTCTCGTCGGCCGCGATGACGCCGCAGAGCTTGGCGAGGCAGTCGTCGCcgtggcgcgcggcgaggccggcggtgcGGGCGTGGGAGACGAAGGTGGCGCGCTCCTGGAAGGCGCCGTAGATGAGGCTGTGGTAGGGGCTGGACGGCCGCGGAATGGCGCGCatgccgcggcggaggaggtggtgcaccGTCGTCTCCACCCGCCGCATGTCGACGCGGCCGCACAGGTAGAGGTAGCGGTTGAGGAGGTCGCCGTGGCGGTTCTCCTCGGCGGCCCAGCCGCGCAGCCAGCGCGCCCAGCCGTGCTCGTCGCAGCCggtggcgtcgccgccgccggccacgcggTTGCCCATGGAAAGGTAGGTGGGCAGCCCCTCCTCCGTGACCATGTTGCCGACGAGGCAGACGAGGAGGTCgtcgggcacggcggcggcgcgggcctgGAGCTCTGCCACCTGGCTCCGCTGCTCGTCGGCGGAGGCCGCGAAGGAGGGCAGCAGGTCGGCCGGCTGCCAGGCCTCCTCCACGGGGGTGAGCAGCGGCAGCATATGCGCATCCACCCACCCGTCCTCAGCCAGGCGCTCCATCATCTGCTGCTCCTGACAAATGGCAGTCGCGGTGGCCGTCGCTGCCCGCCGGGaccagctgcggcggcggaggtgcggTGAGCAAGGAAAGCGCTTCTCGAGCAGCAGCATCGTCGTGGCCGGCGTCTCCTTGTTGCGCCTGCTGGTGGTGCTGAAGCGTCGTTTCACCGACAAGGGTGGTGGTGCCAGCGCCATCATCGTCGTGAGCCCCGGCATGTCCAAGTTGGCTATCTGTGTACTGAATTCGTTAACGTTTTTCAGTTTGCACTTTTGCTTGATCTGGCTGCTGATGAATGGGTATATATATGGGAGCCTGGAGGTCTGAATTAATACGGATGTTTCGCGCGCGACAGGTGGTGAGACCAACAGCGCCTACCTGCTCCCTCCGTCCTTTAATAATTCTATATATACTATGTATATAGTTTTATCCTATTTAAAACTATTTTTAAATTTAATCAGGTGTACAGAGAATTGCATCAATATTTACAACAtaaaatagatatattatgaaaatatatttaataatgaATTAATATAGTTATATAGTGAGACTTATTTGGTGTCTTCTTACATATAAACTTAGTCggacttaaaaaataacttaggACAAAAGTGAATTAAATTATTTTAGGATGGTtgggagtttttttttaaaaatagctGTCATCATTACCGGTGATGCATGACTTATGACAACGAGACCGTGTAATCGGCGTCGAATTACTATATTATAGTTTGCCCGTTGATTAATCATTAGTGAAGCAAAATCATACTTCctttattttataaatatttgtttGTTCCGCATATATAGACACCTTAATATTTAGTATATGATGATGTTGATACCTAATAGATTTTATTAAAGTATTTCTCATAAGATAGATCATAGATCAATATACTTATTCAATCTAATGAGGTCTAGAACGAATTATAATGGCAAAATAGGTGCTTCGTCcaactagtagagaattgggctttaatcccggttggtagggtgcaaatatcccgaaaatgcatccggcccgggacaaaagaccctcttttatcccggttggtaataccaaccgggataaaacgggtcaccacgaccggctgctgcaaaaaaaaaaattcccgagctcccaggcaggccccccacacgcgatttttcacgcaaaatatgcgcgtgcgcggttcgtgggattcgaacccacaacctccagcctcgcgcatagcttccttgccatcccacctacacaccacatctaactatgtaggggatactatccttttgtattaactcgtgggggacccttttatcccggttggaaacaccaaccggtgtttccaactgggataaaagggtccccacgatttaatccccttccagtcacctcgttgggggcccttttatcccggtttgaaacaccaaccgggataaatgacccccttttatcccggttggtattacaaaccgggataaaaggctcttgacccttttatctcggttggtgttaccaaccgggataataggggggtcttttatcccggttggtgtttcaaaccgggataaaaggcctctcagagtctttttttcccattagcctttgcaaccgggataaaaggttccggttggtgagccccccaccagtgaccgagttttagtcccggttggtgaacttttgtcccgggccaactttaaaccgggacaaaaggggacgtatggaaagccaattctctactagtgtcccCGAACATTCGCTTGTGAgtcaaagttgagggacgaacgTCGTCCATACACGAAAGTTTAACGACGAAAGGCCTATTTTTGCCGTATATAATGTTTGCATGCCAATGCCGACACCCGACAGGACATTCACTACGGGTGCTCTATAGGTGTAGTGTGCTGTACCGAGAGCCAAGAACAATGGCAGATGGACGATCCACCATTTGCATGCATCATCGCCATGTGGAGGTTGCTAGGACTAGGAGAGGAGGCATGCATGTGTCATGATGTGTGATGTGTCGATGTGTGTAGCTTTGCTAGCACGGGATGTTACCACAATGCATTCCTGGCTAGCATTGAAATGCAAGGGTAATTAATTTCGGTGCATCAACgaaattaattaaaataaatGCAGCTAGAAGAAATGTACAGTGCAAGTACTGCAACGGCACACGCATTCACGTCGATACGTTGGGCTAGCATATGGCACCATGCTGCATGGAGCAGTGCTACGTGATGTAGCTACAGGACTGTGCATGAATGTGTGTGAACTGAATAAGGAACCGTGGATGCGAGCAAAGATGGACACAGAGTACTCCCATATGCAACATGCGTACTGGCTATCAATTTTCACGGTCGAGCTGTGATGGCAGCCACGTTGCTGCTATAGTGAAGTAAATCATCGTATGGTGCATGTGCATGCACGCCGTGATGTATTAAGTGCGTGAGCAGGTAGTTTAAATTTGTCGATCGATCGAGCAATACTTTCTTGCTTGCTAGCCATTTGCTTATCTGTGCAGTGCGTGCATGAGTTACAAATTAAAGCCACGATGGTAATATTCAAGCATCGGTTTACCTTCACATTCGTACATGGTGTCGGATTTATAGGCTCGGCATTCCATGAGGGGGTTACTCacgtggttgatttgtaggtaagAGCGATTGCGAaatcaagaactcaaaggtgatcgcgagaacacgaagtgacatgagggttttagacggattcgggcctccggagagtaataccctacatcctgtatgtgtggattgtattgctgatatGAAATGTTGTACCCTCGagggctcccttggccgccttatataggctgacgacctagattacaagtcggtttgaatctaacctACTTGGTAGtgacatggaaggtaatctgagtcggactataATACGCGTTCCACGATATCCAGACAGATTTGAACTGTCTAGTTATCTTGTCTTGTACTCCAaatatcttcatgtccttgaccCGCACACTCTAGTCGGATGAGCGCACTTTTCAAGTCCGGTCAGTATTCTGATCGGTAGGGATCCATGAGGTACTCATATCCCTCACATGGGATTGGAATTAATTAATGAATTACGAGCTGGAGAAAAAATCAAAGGGGGACAAACATTCGCTGGTTTAAGAATTTGGCAATATGCTCTAATTTTTCATTGTTCCCACAAGCATACACTAGCTAGTCATGATTATTGTAATTAATTATGCAATGGCAATACAAAAAAGCAAATAGTTTAAAAAAGTGGTCAATATATATTGTTTATTTAAATTTCAATGCGCGATTCTTCACCGTATTATATTAAAATCATCTATAATCGAATATGTCATGATTTTCATTGCAATCTCTCTCAATATTAGATAACAAATTAAATTTAGAAATAATTTAGGGGATATGAATTAGAAAAATAGAGCTTGCTTATATTGGTTTGAGTTAGAGGTGGAACGTGGGGAGCAGGAGGATCCGTCGTGATGCCTGCCTGCCCGCCGTCGTTGATGTTGCCCTCCATCGAGGCTGCGGCTGCCTGCCTGCCATCCGTCGTTGGCGTGATGACGTTGTGGCAGAGCCAGAATCCGCGACGCTAGGCGCCGGCGTCAAGTCCACTGCAACTGCGAGATTGAAAACGAAATGCGACGTCGCGAGAGCAAGGTCTAGATGTCTTGGCAAGCGGCCGTCGGCTGAACTTCGCGTAACGTGAACATGCTTTGTGTGCGTTTGACAGTTGAGCTTTGCCCTTGCGATCTGCTGACCATGGGTAAAAACTAAAGGAGTATCaactttttccttttgttgGGGTGGCCTGGCCATGGCCCCTGCCGGGCCACCCGCCAGTTCCGCCACTGAAGCCATGGGCTACCCTATTCTGATCTGAGATCTCTCATGCACTGGAACGCCTCCTTCACCATCAGTGCCAACCGGCCTCTGTTGTTGTCAGCTGACGAGTTCGTCAATGCCCGGACAACAGACAGTCCGTCCCGTTCGTCGTCTCTAGAATGACCATGTGGGAGGTACCCATTACTATTGGAAAGCTAGGTGCAGGTCCTCCTGGCAAGCCACCGACCCTGCAATCCTGCATGCTTTCTCGGCGGATGCAACATGAACCGGACTTGGCCAAAGGAAAGGGAAgatggagaagaaagagaagacgGCTAGGCATACAGTACGTTGTGCTATATGTCGGCTAAGCCGGCCGATGATTTCCTGAAACATACTCCCTGATTGTAAGTTATTATAACTTTTTTGAGtgtcaaatatttttatttgattaaaattatagagaggatcaaaAAGATTTATAGCACTGAATAGAtacactatgaaaatatatttaataaagaaactaatggtaccatGTTAGTACCTTATTGTATAgatttggtcaaacataagatgctttgaattttcaaaaaaaattgaaattacTTGTAATTTTGAACAGTGGGAGTATAATCATTGATTTTGAAGAGAGGGAGTATAATCATTGCTCGGTCTGCTTGACTGTGTATGGCCCAAGGTTCATCTGAACAGCCTAGTCAGTTCAAAGCTTTAGATCTTTATTTGATCATATATGAAGAAACTAGTATTTCATTGTTGCATAACATcttcatttcattcatatttgttTTCGAAAGGCGTTATGAGATATTTGCGTGCGTGGTTGGGTGGTTGTGTGCTGAACTGTTGAATGCAAGTTTAAAGCCCTGAAGAAAGTTTTGGGCCGGCTTGTTGGTTAGAACTGGCCCAGAACAGTTGGTTTTTGGTGTCCCGGCCCGATTGCCCAAGTGAATCACGAGCCCTGTTAAGCGAGCGAGAGGCCAGGCCGGCAGGCAGaacggcgagccggcggcgatGCGGCGCGGCAAGCCTCCTGCGGCGGCGATGCACTCCCATGGCGGATCGAAGCGGAAGCGGGCGGATGAGGATGCGGACCAACCGGATGCAGGATCGCTGAGGTCCGAGACGGAGGCGAGGTGCAGGGCGGGGAAGGGTTCTGCTTCTGCAATGGCGCCGCCGGTGCTCGGCGCTTCGTGCTCGAAgaagcggcgggccggcgggttGGCGGAGGAAGGCCaaggcgaggtggcggcggctgaggaggaggaggatcgcATCTCGGCGCTGCCCGAGGATCTGCGGCTGCGCATCCTGGCCCTGCTCCCCCTCAACTCCGCCATCCGCACGCGCGCTCTCCTCGCTGTGGCGGGCGCTCTGGGCGCGCGGCtgccccgcgccgccctccctcgacctccaccaccgccccagCGACGACCCGGACCGGCTGCTCGAGTCGCTcgagcgccgcggccggcgacgcctcGATCGCTTCGCCCTCACCCTCCACTTCGGCGATTACGGATCTCCCAAGCCTCATCGCTACCTCGGCGACAAGGACATCCACCGCTGCCTCGACTACGCCGCCGCCTGTGACGTCGAGGACCTCCACATCGACATAACCGATCATTTCTTGAGCATGGGCTCCATGCTGAGCTTCCCGTCGGGGTTCTCCCGCCTCGTgcgcctctccctcctccgcgtCGGCACTGTTTCCTTCGGCTACTCCTTCGGCTCCGACGCCTTCCCCGCGCTCGAGATTATCCACCTCCACTACGCCCATTCGGTTGAGCTCAACCGCCTTCTCTCGGCGAGCCCCCGCCTTTCGAACACTTGACTTGCGCTACTGCGAGTTCATCGATGATCAGGGCGCCATCGACGTCTCGCCCGCGCGGGGTCACCTGTGGAGCCTCACCATCGCGGAGTGCAATTACATCACCGACATCCACGCCGGCagggcctccggcctccgctCCTTCCGCCTCAGCAGTGCCTTACTCCCCACCTACGACATCCCGTCCACTGCGCCGCTTGAAGACCTTTACATCTGCCTACGGGGGCATAACTACAATCCTATCAAACAATGGATTAAGGAGCTTCCCCACCTCACTAACCTTACGGTCCTCACCATCTGCAGCATCGCCCTCCGGGTCTGTCGTCCACTATGATGTCCCATTCCATTTCATCAAGTTTGCCACATTCCTTTTCATTGGCTTTGGTCGGTTTCATTTCAATTCACCTTGGCCTGTTTTGCAGAGAGTTTATGCGTTGACTCGTTTCGGCTCAGCTACTTGTTTGGCCAACTTCAGAAGCTTGCCAAGCTTAAGagagctgcagctgctcatGTTTGCAATGGCCAGCACCAATCTCGCGCATATCTACATGTTCCTCAAGACGTGCCGGTGTCCCCAGCTGGAGAGGCTCTTTGTGCAGGTCAGTGGCAAATCGTTGCACTCAGTTTATTGTGAACTCGGGAAATGCTTTCACTCAATACTCATTGTCTTGTTGACTTGTTGTGTGTTCTTGGTTGCAGCTCCCAACAAGCAGCCGTGATACTTCAGTGGGAAATTCCTTGAAGGTAGCACAGAAAGATGAGCCAGCTGGAGTTTTTGATGAAGATGAGCCAGATGAAGAGCTATCTGAGGAAGACGAGACAGATGGCGACCTATCTGAGGAAGACGAGACTGAGAAAGAATTATTGGAAGAAGAACGAGTACAAGAATATATGCTAAAGGAAAGGCTATACTACGAGGATGTGTATTATGAGGAAGACACTCTTGATGAAAATGTGCCGCAGGAAGAGCAATCTGAGGAAGATGTGCCAGGGTATGGCTTAAATAACCTTATGACTGCCAAGATGATGAAATTCAAGGGCCACTACTTTGAGATGCGACTAGTAAGCTTTTTGTTGAGGAAGGCTCCTGTTCTGAAGAAACTGCTACTGGTCGCTCCCAAGGGACACATAAAAGCACTAGGAAAAGACACATTCAATATATCACATTTTATAGAGCCAAAATTGTTGCGTTCCAGGAAAGCTTCACCAGATGCTCAGGTAATTCTAAGTGAAACAGATTTTGCTGAAAACCAACCTGTCCATTCAGATGTGTTTGCCAGTTTTTAGTTTTCTGTCAATTAAAGTATACCAGGTCACAGTTAAAAGTTTGTCCAGTGGGGTGTAACATCATTGCAAATGAACTGGATATGTTGCTAGCTTGTTATTTATGTTTTTCCTTGAAATTAGTACTGAGCATGTTTTGTCAATGCAAGTATGATCCTTTGGGTCATCAATGTATGAAATACAGAACAAGAAATCCAGTGTCGTGTGGACTGCAGGCACAATATTCTTGTGGCAGTATGGCACACCTAAACATCTTGTTTTGCTCCTTAAGCCTATCATTTTTCCGTATTCTTTAACTAGTCACCTTTGTTTTTCTGTTGCAAAAACTCTCTGTTCTTTGAATGGCTATCTGTATTTGTTTAAATTTCTTAGTGTACATTGTCCTTGTTTTTGCTAAGAGCAGACTGATCAGAATTCAGTACAGCAATTGGACAAGAAAAGTCCCATAAAGTTGCTTCATTTGGAATGCATGAATTTTCACATGACTCCCACAGGAATTGAATATTTACTCTAAAGTTCGTGCATTTGGAGGAAGGAAAATTCTAGTATGTTATCTCAATCTCCATTCTTTTATGTTTGGACGACTCAGTGTGCATTCAGAGCAGCAATTCTTTAGTAGTTTGGCAACAACTAGTCACCACAGGAATTGTTTTGCTCTGCAATTTGTTCGAGGGAAAGAAAAACTATGCTCTGCAATTAACTGTACAGACGTTATTATACTGAAAATTCAGCCTAGTTCTGATCATTCCTGAATGTGTAACACTGTAAATTCAAGTAGCATAAGTTTTTGTTTCTCTTGTGCTTCATGTACTCGTGGAACAGATTCTCGTACAAATCCGGGACATAGATTCCCTTTTGCACCTCTAATCGTGCCTCTTCAGTCTGGTGCAAGCAGCTTGGGGAGTCTGAAGGCAATCTGAAGCCTTACTAGTCAGCAGCCCATCTGAAAATGGATTTTTGCCAAAGCGTCCATGAAGGAAACATTTCTGCATTTCGGGAGCTGAGAGCACAAATCACTAATGTAATCATCAAACATAGACTGAGATGTGAGCACATGCAGGAATAAGACAGAGTTGGTAGTGAGTAATGCACTTCACTAAGGGTGTAGCAAGTGGCACAGATCCTGAAGAATCCATTGATGCCAGAGGTTGGCGGTTCACTTGAAGAAACGATCACAAACCCGGAGAACGTTGCTCCATATGGTTAGAACTGTGAGAGGTTGGAGATAGGCCTACTAATGGGTGGGTGGAAATGGGGATTTCGGGGTGGGGTTTGACATAGGGCTTACTAGGATGGGTACCAATGGGTTGCAGTTGCTTGCGGGGCGGGGCGGGTTGGGTTTACTGCTAATGTGGGTTGGGTGCGGGTTGCCTCCACATCGTCCACCATGATATGCCCGAGCCTGGAGCGGCAGCCGATGGTCCGATCACACAAGGCCATTGCCAGTGCCAACCCGCTGTCGCAGATCCCCACCGAGCTCAGGACGCACAGGCACGACGGCAAGAAGGGGCAGCAGCACAAGGCCGCCGCACGACGGCAGCCTCGTCAGCCCCGCCGGCTCGTTAGCCCAGCCGGCGCCACGCAGGAGATCCAGGAGGTGGAGATccaggaggaggtggagacggCCCCCCGCGGTCCTGCGCTGCAGGAGTTGCCGCCGCTcactgccgctgccgcgcaCTCTTGGCCCGTGCACAAGATCCCCCACTTCGACGCCATCCACGTGCTCCGCAtcctggcggcggggccggaccGCCTCCTAGtcatggcggaggaggaggtgaaggaaGGGATGGCGGACGACGGCGATTACGACCCGGAAGGGGGAGTGGAGTGAGCGGTGGCGGtcggagcggggcggcggcggcgtgagcgGGGAGGGGACGgtggagggaggccggcggtgacggcgacggGCAGGAGGCCAGCGGCGACGGAGACGGGCGGGAGGCCGACAACGGGGGTGACAGAGGGATGCTGGTGGCGACGCTCACCACCAGCGGGGGTCGAGCGGGAGGGCGGCGACTGCTGCATGCTTTGGCACCAATGCTAAATAGGGCGGGGCGGGGTGGGTTAATTAATTATGATTTTGGGGCGGGGCGGGTGTGTAATTGATTCCCACAAATTTTGGGGCGGGGTGTGTAAGGGGCGGGTAACATCCCCATTAGCAGGCCTAGTTGGAGAGACAATGTTTCtgtattattattttttcattAAACGAGCATACAATACAAAAATAAATGGCAAATAGAGAAAGGGCCTACAGAAAGCAGAAGCACGCCATAATCTCAGTACTGGGCCAGGCCGAAATTAACACGCGCCCGGCAGCTTGATGGGCCAGATGGGCCTCTAGGGCTCTCTCTCCACGGATCTCCAGCCTGTTGCAGCACCGAACGGCAGCAGCAAGAAGCTTGGAGTGGGAAAGGGGGAgctggtgggcggcggcgcagtagAAGCCGGCGGGCGCGAGACGAGCACCATCCGGTGGCCGGATGTGCTGGTCGAGAGTGGAGGAGAGGCGAGAAGGAAACGAGGAGTCGGGCGGCGAATAGCTCGCGCAATGGCGCAGTTGCTTGGCGCGTCCAGCTCGAAGAAGCGGCGGCCGGGTGAGGAAGGGGAAGGATTcgaagtggcggcggcggcggcggctcaggaggaggaagaccgcATATCGGCGCTGCCGGAGGATCTGCGGCTGCGGATCCTGGCCCTGCTCCTCTCAAGCCGGCCATCCGCACGGGGGCGCTCTCCACGCGGTGGCGCGCGCTCTGGGCGCGCCGCTGGCCCGCGCCGTCCTCCCTCGACCTCGACCTCCGCCCCGGCGACGACCTGGAGGAGCTGCTCCGGTCGCTCGAgtgccgcgggcgccgccgcctcgaccgcTTCTCCCTCACCATCCACCCGTACAGGAGCCCCCTACTACCCCGCGTCACGGACCCCCAACGCTTCCTCCACTACGCCGTCGCCTGCGGCGTCGAGGACCTCCACATCGACGCCGCCGATCACTTCGTGAGCTCAGTCTCCACTTTCACCTTCCCGCCGGATTGTTCGCGCCTCGCGCGTCTCTTCGTCCGGCACGCTGGCGGGCTTTCCTCCGGCTCCTGCTTCTCCCACTGCTCCGACGCCTTCCCCACCCTCGAGTCGAGGTCGTCCACCTCCACTTGCTCGGCTCGGTTGACATCAGCAAACTTCTTTACATCCGCCGCTGCAactgcgggggggggggggggggggggggggggggggggggggggtcatcAACCTCAAGCCGCACCTGAGGCGCCTCACCGTCGCGGACTGCAATCTAACCACCCAGCTCGACGCCTTCCGCTTCAGCAGTGCCCGGGACCCCACCTACAGCATCGCGGCCACCGCGCCGCTTGAAGACCTACATCAGCCTAAGGGGCCAAAACTGCAATCCTATCAAACACTGGATTCAGGCACTTCCTGGCCTCGCCAACCTCAGGGTGCTCACCATCTGCAGCATTGCCCTCCAGGTCCGTGCCCTATGATGTTCCTCGCTTCATTTCATTTGAATTGTCTGTGTTTCACTTCCTTTTGtctgttctgtttttttttctaatattaCAAACTCTATTTTGTAGAGAGTTTATGCGTTGGATCGTTTTGGATCAGCTACTTGTTTGACCAAGTTGAGTTATCTGCCGAGCTTAAGAGAGTTGCAGCTCGTAATGCGTGAAATGGACTACACCAATTTAGCACATATGTATGCATTCTTCCGGTGCTGCCAGTGTCTCCAGCTGGAGAGGCTCTTTGTGCAGGTTAATGTCAAACTATTGCATTCAGTCCATTGTGGCATTGTGGGCTTGGAGAATGCACTCAGTTAATACTATTATATTGTTGTTTGCTATTCTCTTCCATGAAACGTTGCAAACTACTTCTACCTGCAGCTCCCATCAAGCAGCCATGATATCTCCGTGGACATTTCCTTGGAGGTGTCAGAGGAAGATGAGCCGGATGAAGAGCTATATGAGGACGATGATCCAGATGGAGAGGAAGATGAACCAGTTGAAGAGCTATCTGAGGGATATGAGGCTGAGGAAGAATTATTATTAGAACAACTTTCAGAAGAATATATGCTTAAGGAAAGGCTGTACTATGAAGATGTCTATGAGGAAGATCTTCCTGAAGAAAATGTGCCAGAGGATGAGCAATTTGAGGAGGATGTTCCAGAGGGTGAGCACTCTGAGGAAGATGTGCCAGAGGGTGAGCAATCTGAGGATGATGTACCATTATATGGTTTAAATAACCTTATATTTGCAAAGTTGATGAAGTTCAAGGGCCATTACTTTGAGATGCGACTAGTAAGCTTTCTGTTGAGGAGGGCCACTGGTCTGCAGAAACTGCTATTGGTACCTCCTGTGGGTGTAGGGAATTACATGGAAGCACTTGAAGAACCATTGGATACATCCCGTTTTCTAGAGACGATACTGGATTTCGAAAAAGCTTCACCAGATGCTCAGATAGTTCTGAGTGATTCTGATCCTACTGCAATTCAGCAAGTGCATTCTGATGTGTCTTAGTTTGCCATCAGTTGATGAGATCACAAGTAAGAACTTGTCTAGTGGGATATAAATCCTAAATCATATGGTGATGCTGGCGACTATTTTGTGTGTATTCCCTCGAAAATAGTACTTTAAGTATGATTTGTCAATGTAATATGATCATTTTGGCCGTTTATGAATTGTGGAACGTGAAAGCCAAATATTTGGTTGGAGACTGTCCATAGGCCATGAAGGACCATGGAGTTGTATCCCCTATGCATTTTGTTCTAGAAGAAAGTTGGTTATCTGTGTGTTTTCAGTTCTGAGTGTATGTTCTTATTATCCCTGTTTATCATAATTCAATGCAGCAGCTGAAAAATAAATCTTGTGAAGTTTCTTCTAGGGGGGCCTCACTTGGAAATTTGGAATGCATGATTTTCCCTTTTGACTCTTGCGGCCTGCAGGGATTTGAATGTCTACTGTAAATATTCATGCATGCTATTTGGAGAAAGGAAATGCCGAGTAAGTTAAGTCAAGCCGCCCTTTGTGCAGC
Above is a genomic segment from Setaria viridis chromosome 4, Setaria_viridis_v4.0, whole genome shotgun sequence containing:
- the LOC117851941 gene encoding acyl-[acyl-carrier-protein] desaturase 4, chloroplastic, with product MPGLTTMMALAPPPLSVKRRFSTTSRRNKETPATTMLLLEKRFPCSPHLRRRSWSRRAATATATAICQEQQMMERLAEDGWVDAHMLPLLTPVEEAWQPADLLPSFAASADEQRSQVAELQARAAAVPDDLLVCLVGNMVTEEGLPTYLSMGNRVAGGGDATGCDEHGWARWLRGWAAEENRHGDLLNRYLYLCGRVDMRRVETTVHHLLRRGMRAIPRPSSPYHSLIYGAFQERATFVSHARTAGLAARHGDDCLAKLCGVIAADERRHEAAYTRASARAFEADPDGMVRALAAVMRAKVTMPGELMTDGRDERLFDHFSAVAQRSGVYTAADYGDMVEHFVRRWKVAELGAGLSGEGRRAQDYVCGLPRKIRRMEELAHDRAAQMEAQHVSFSWVFDRPVRIH
- the LOC117852679 gene encoding uncharacterized protein, whose product is MREMDYTNLAHMYAFFRCCQCLQLERLFVQLPSSSHDISVDISLEVSEEDEPDEELYEDDDPDGEEDEPVEELSEGYEAEEELLLEQLSEEYMLKERLYYEDVYEEDLPEENVPEDEQFEEDVPEGEHSEEDVPEGEQSEDDVPLYGLNNLIFAKLMKFKGHYFEMRLVSFLLRRATGLQKLLLVPPVGVGNYMEALEEPLDTSRFLETILDFEKASPDAQIVLSDSDPTAIQQVHSDVS
- the LOC117853697 gene encoding uncharacterized protein is translated as MRRGKPPAAAMHSHGGSKRKRADEDADQPDAGSLRSETEARCRAGKGSASAMAPPVLGASCSKKRRAGGLAEEGQGEVAAAEEEEDRISALPEDLRLRILALLPLNSAIPSRRGSPASCASPSSASALFPSATPSAPTPSPRSRLSTSTTPIRLSSTAFSRRAPAFRTLDLRYCEFIDDQGAIDVSPARGHLWSLTIAECNYITDIHAGRASGLRSFRLSSALLPTYDIPSTAPLEDLYICLRGHNYNPIKQWIKELPHLTNLTVLTICSIALRRVYALTRFGSATCLANFRSLPSLRELQLLMFAMASTNLAHIYMFLKTCRCPQLERLFVQLPTSSRDTSVGNSLKVAQKDEPAGVFDEDEPDEELSEEDETDGDLSEEDETEKELLEEERVQEYMLKERLYYEDVYYEEDTLDENVPQEEQSEEDVPGYGLNNLMTAKMMKFKGHYFEMRLVSFLLRKAPVLKKLLLVAPKGHIKALGKDTFNISHFIEPKLLRSRKASPDAQVILSETDFAENQPVHSDVFASF